One genomic segment of Catalinimonas alkaloidigena includes these proteins:
- a CDS encoding tetratricopeptide repeat protein — protein MKIIFSPLLLFLIFVSGACSSNTEAILLRGNALLEDKQYAQAIARLDSVIEQQPMWSSAYHMRAVAYFEQQSYEQAVADFSRAIDLDSTTYKRYYYRANAYQELGEYQNALDDYDTAIRKNRGFKDAYVNRGVVFYMLQEYQQAAQDFEYAYQLDSSDTEILLNLTKSYIALQAWGAALHNLELLSGMRAENAEVFYLLGIAYLQRQQQEKGCMAWQKAASLGYSQAGKALEAYCSE, from the coding sequence ATGAAAATAATTTTCTCACCTCTGCTGCTTTTTCTCATATTCGTTTCTGGGGCCTGCTCAAGCAACACTGAAGCTATATTGCTTAGGGGAAACGCACTGTTAGAAGATAAACAATATGCCCAAGCTATTGCCCGGCTGGATAGTGTAATTGAGCAACAACCCATGTGGAGTAGCGCTTATCATATGCGAGCTGTCGCATATTTTGAACAGCAATCATATGAGCAGGCTGTTGCGGATTTCAGTCGTGCCATAGATTTAGATAGCACTACATACAAGCGCTATTATTACCGTGCTAATGCATATCAGGAGTTGGGAGAGTACCAAAACGCTCTGGATGATTATGATACGGCCATTCGTAAAAATCGCGGGTTTAAAGATGCATATGTCAACCGTGGAGTAGTATTTTATATGCTGCAGGAATATCAGCAAGCTGCGCAAGATTTTGAGTATGCTTACCAGCTAGACAGTAGTGATACGGAGATATTGCTCAACCTAACTAAATCATATATCGCTTTACAAGCGTGGGGTGCTGCATTGCACAACTTGGAGCTACTCTCAGGCATGAGAGCGGAAAATGCAGAAGTTTTTTACCTTCTGGGAATAGCTTATTTGCAAAGGCAGCAGCAGGAAAAAGGCTGTATGGCATGGCAAAAAGCTGCAAGCCTGGGCTATAGCCAGGCAGGAAAAGCTTTGGAAGCTTACTGTAGCGAATGA
- a CDS encoding J domain-containing protein codes for MNQYLDTLGLQPGVTEADIKRAYRRLAKLYHPDVNQDPDAQRKFVEITEAYNFLLAVGAKPNAEHINYAYDAHAREYAERRRKARAYAKEKQRQAAEEKSRTLSLLYKYADYLVSICLFVNILFLVDYLLPTVQEAEKVIRVTRSYESANQYGQNLIYKHSVIHFENHAMLVDREVTDEWKEVSPNATISATPIFGTIISANIILNSRPIELQPIFSVYNFFFFLIPAVILLSVLYFRWPNTSDNKIGLIVILFMLFVIQMLVFFTAQ; via the coding sequence ATGAATCAATACCTGGACACTCTGGGGCTGCAGCCGGGCGTTACGGAAGCTGATATCAAGAGAGCGTATCGTAGACTTGCCAAACTTTATCATCCTGATGTTAACCAAGATCCGGATGCACAGCGCAAGTTTGTAGAAATTACTGAAGCCTATAACTTTCTTCTGGCAGTTGGTGCCAAGCCCAATGCAGAACATATAAATTATGCTTACGATGCTCATGCGCGTGAGTATGCGGAACGTAGAAGAAAAGCCAGAGCATATGCCAAAGAAAAGCAAAGGCAGGCTGCCGAAGAGAAATCACGCACCTTATCTTTACTCTATAAGTATGCGGATTACCTGGTGAGTATATGCTTATTTGTCAATATACTTTTTTTGGTAGATTACCTTCTGCCTACTGTTCAAGAGGCGGAAAAAGTGATCCGGGTAACCCGCTCTTACGAAAGCGCTAACCAATACGGACAGAACCTGATTTATAAACACAGTGTAATTCATTTTGAAAACCACGCCATGCTGGTTGACAGGGAAGTAACCGATGAATGGAAGGAGGTAAGTCCTAATGCCACTATCTCTGCCACCCCTATTTTTGGTACAATTATCAGTGCTAATATTATATTGAACTCCCGACCCATAGAACTGCAGCCTATCTTTAGTGTGTATAATTTTTTCTTTTTTCTAATTCCAGCAGTTATACTTTTGAGTGTACTCTATTTTCGTTGGCCAAATACCTCAGACAACAAAATTGGCCTCATCGTCATATTATTCATGCTTTTTGTGATTCAGATGCTGGTATTCTTTACTGCCCAATGA
- a CDS encoding L-threonylcarbamoyladenylate synthase: MAQTGKDIVQAIHYLQNDGLVAIPTETVYGLAANAFSANAVSKIFAAKNRPSFNPLITHTHDIERVEKYVKQIPDMAFQLARAFWPGPLTLLLPKKDIIPDLVTAGSEYVAVRIPNHSLTLDLLEKLEFPLAAPSANPFGYISPTRPSHVEEQLGDKIDYILDGGECSVGIESTIVGFEEGQLVIYRLGGTSQETIEGIVGKPNVRISKKVESNLNPKAPGMLKSHYAPGKKVILGNLSDLLSKYGKEDVALISLKDYYPQVPNERQVALSVVGDLNEAAQGLFSALRELDKLPVKYILAEFMPEYGLGKAINDRLQRASAEKE, encoded by the coding sequence ATGGCGCAAACAGGTAAAGATATAGTACAAGCCATACACTACCTTCAAAATGATGGGCTGGTGGCTATCCCCACAGAGACAGTATATGGGCTGGCTGCGAACGCATTCAGTGCTAATGCGGTAAGTAAAATTTTTGCTGCCAAAAACCGCCCATCGTTTAACCCTCTGATTACCCATACCCATGATATTGAGCGGGTAGAAAAATATGTAAAGCAGATACCGGATATGGCTTTTCAGTTAGCCCGTGCTTTCTGGCCCGGCCCTCTCACCTTATTGCTTCCTAAAAAAGATATTATTCCCGACTTAGTTACCGCAGGCTCAGAATATGTGGCAGTCAGAATTCCCAATCATTCATTAACATTAGACTTACTAGAAAAGCTGGAGTTTCCCCTTGCTGCTCCCAGTGCCAATCCCTTCGGTTATATCAGTCCCACCCGTCCTTCTCATGTAGAGGAGCAATTAGGTGATAAGATAGATTATATTTTGGATGGGGGCGAATGTTCAGTAGGTATAGAGTCTACCATTGTGGGTTTTGAAGAGGGGCAGCTCGTAATCTACCGCTTGGGAGGTACGAGTCAGGAAACTATTGAAGGAATAGTGGGAAAGCCTAATGTGAGAATCAGTAAAAAAGTAGAAAGTAACCTAAACCCCAAGGCCCCGGGCATGCTCAAAAGTCATTATGCACCAGGCAAAAAAGTTATCCTCGGAAACCTAAGTGATTTGCTGAGTAAATATGGTAAAGAAGATGTTGCCCTGATTTCCCTTAAGGACTACTACCCCCAGGTCCCTAATGAACGGCAGGTAGCACTATCTGTAGTGGGTGACCTGAACGAGGCGGCCCAGGGGCTTTTTTCTGCCTTAAGGGAACTAGACAAACTTCCTGTAAAATACATACTGGCTGAATTTATGCCAGAATACGGCCTCGGCAAAGCCATTAACGACCGTCTGCAAAGAGCCTCCGCTGAAAAAGAATAG
- a CDS encoding M24 family metallopeptidase → MRRFPLSFLACLVIYASYAQPAIMPHILPLKDRATTMDQVLEERFHRLLPKIMEEEGIDMWLVIAREYNEDPIIRTMLPSTWLSARRRTILAIYHEPGSDSVEGQAIARYNVGNIFASAWKPEEEPDQWKRLAAVIAEKNPEKIGINISETFNHADGLTSTEHQAFLNSLSKKFQNRVISAETLAVRWLETRTNTELAIYEQVCRIAHTIIAEGLSEKVIQPGVTTNEDVKWWYRERIAGLKLQAWFHPSVDIIRADPETDEASRSFAAQTTPNEGVIMPGDMIHIDFGITYLRLNTDMQQNAYVLKPGETAPPQGLVKALEKGNRLQDILTSHFEEGRTGNEALRLTRQQAIDEGLVPSIYSHPIGYHGHAAGPAVGMWDNQEGVPSGEHKIYNNTCYAIELNTRVKIPEWNNKEIRMMLEETAVFKDGKVHYIDGRQREMMLIPRQSLNMQ, encoded by the coding sequence ATGCGCAGATTTCCCTTAAGCTTTCTCGCTTGTTTGGTCATATATGCAAGCTATGCTCAGCCCGCTATCATGCCGCACATCCTTCCACTGAAGGACAGGGCTACTACGATGGACCAGGTGCTGGAGGAGCGCTTTCACAGGCTGCTTCCCAAAATCATGGAAGAGGAAGGGATTGACATGTGGCTTGTCATAGCCCGCGAATACAATGAAGATCCGATCATCAGAACCATGCTACCCTCCACCTGGCTGTCAGCCCGTCGCCGTACTATTCTGGCTATTTATCATGAACCGGGGAGTGATTCTGTAGAGGGGCAAGCTATCGCACGCTATAATGTGGGAAATATCTTTGCCAGCGCATGGAAGCCCGAGGAGGAACCAGACCAGTGGAAGCGACTGGCAGCGGTTATTGCCGAAAAAAATCCTGAAAAAATTGGTATTAATATTTCTGAAACCTTCAATCACGCCGATGGGCTGACCAGTACAGAACATCAGGCTTTCCTGAACAGCTTATCCAAAAAATTTCAAAACCGTGTGATTTCTGCCGAGACTTTGGCGGTACGCTGGCTGGAAACCCGTACCAATACCGAACTGGCTATTTATGAGCAGGTTTGCCGCATTGCCCATACTATCATTGCCGAAGGGCTTTCGGAAAAAGTTATTCAACCGGGAGTAACTACCAATGAAGATGTAAAATGGTGGTACAGAGAACGCATTGCCGGTCTAAAACTTCAAGCCTGGTTTCACCCTTCGGTAGACATCATCAGAGCCGACCCGGAAACTGATGAGGCCAGCCGTTCTTTTGCTGCCCAGACAACTCCCAACGAAGGAGTGATCATGCCTGGTGACATGATACATATTGATTTTGGGATTACCTATCTGCGCCTGAATACTGATATGCAGCAAAATGCTTATGTGCTCAAGCCCGGAGAAACCGCCCCTCCTCAGGGACTGGTAAAAGCCCTGGAAAAAGGAAACCGGCTGCAGGATATCCTTACCTCTCATTTCGAGGAAGGCCGTACCGGTAATGAGGCCCTGCGCTTAACACGTCAACAAGCGATAGACGAAGGTTTGGTGCCCAGCATTTACAGTCACCCTATAGGTTATCATGGACACGCGGCCGGACCTGCAGTAGGAATGTGGGACAATCAGGAGGGTGTACCTTCAGGGGAGCATAAAATTTACAATAACACCTGTTATGCGATTGAGCTTAATACCAGAGTAAAGATTCCCGAGTGGAACAACAAAGAAATCCGTATGATGCTGGAAGAAACGGCTGTCTTTAAAGATGGGAAGGTGCACTACATTGATGGTAGACAAAGGGAAATGATGCTGATTCCCAGGCAGTCCTTAAATATGCAGTAG
- the nqrF gene encoding NADH:ubiquinone reductase (Na(+)-transporting) subunit F, with protein MTQVVVTSIIAFTLIILLLVMLLLYAQSKLVQQGDVKIIVNGDEKNPIVTQAGSTLLSTLSGEKIFLPSACGGGGTCAMCKCAIDEGGGDVLPTEVGHLSRKEQQENVRLSCQVKVKNDMRIRIPEEIFGIKKWECEVVSNYNVSTFIKEFVVKLPEGETLDFESGGYIQIDVPEIEVDYKTMDITPKPELEHPEDVYQSDWDKFKLWDLKMKNPEPIFRAYSMANHPAEGNIIMLTIRIATPPWDRAAGKWMDVNPGICSSYVFSRKPGDKVTISGPYGEFFINPTDREMVYIGGGAGMAPLRSHIFHLFHTEKTDRKVSYWYGGRSKRELFYTNHFRKIEEEFPNFTYNIALSEPLPEDNWKGYTGFIHQALYDNYLKDHPEPDEVEFYLCGPPLMNAAVLKMLDDMGVPPENVRFDDFGG; from the coding sequence ATGACGCAGGTTGTTGTAACATCTATTATTGCTTTTACACTGATCATCCTGCTGTTGGTAATGTTGCTACTGTATGCCCAATCCAAACTGGTGCAGCAGGGCGATGTAAAGATCATTGTCAACGGAGATGAAAAAAACCCTATTGTCACCCAAGCAGGTAGTACCTTACTATCTACACTTTCCGGTGAGAAAATATTTTTACCATCAGCCTGTGGCGGCGGTGGTACTTGTGCCATGTGCAAATGTGCTATTGATGAAGGGGGAGGAGATGTACTTCCCACTGAAGTAGGTCATTTGAGCCGTAAAGAACAACAGGAGAATGTGCGTCTTTCTTGTCAGGTTAAGGTCAAGAACGATATGCGTATTCGTATTCCTGAAGAGATCTTTGGTATCAAAAAGTGGGAGTGCGAAGTGGTCTCCAATTACAACGTATCTACCTTTATCAAAGAGTTTGTGGTAAAGCTACCTGAAGGCGAAACACTGGATTTTGAGTCAGGAGGATATATTCAAATTGACGTTCCTGAGATTGAGGTGGATTATAAAACTATGGATATCACACCTAAGCCGGAGCTTGAGCACCCCGAGGATGTATATCAGAGCGACTGGGATAAATTTAAGCTATGGGATCTGAAGATGAAGAACCCTGAGCCTATCTTCCGTGCTTATTCTATGGCTAATCACCCTGCCGAAGGTAATATCATTATGTTGACGATTCGTATCGCGACGCCGCCTTGGGACAGAGCCGCAGGCAAGTGGATGGATGTCAATCCTGGTATCTGCTCTTCTTATGTATTCTCCAGAAAGCCAGGAGATAAAGTTACAATTTCCGGGCCTTATGGTGAGTTCTTTATCAACCCTACCGACCGTGAGATGGTCTACATAGGTGGTGGTGCAGGTATGGCTCCTTTGAGATCACATATTTTCCATCTCTTCCATACGGAGAAAACTGATCGTAAAGTGTCTTACTGGTATGGTGGACGTTCAAAGCGTGAGCTGTTCTATACTAACCACTTCCGTAAGATTGAAGAAGAGTTTCCAAATTTCACTTATAATATTGCGCTTTCTGAGCCGCTTCCTGAAGATAACTGGAAAGGGTACACCGGGTTTATCCACCAGGCTTTGTATGATAACTATCTGAAAGATCATCCTGAGCCGGACGAAGTAGAGTTTTATCTCTGTGGTCCTCCTTTGATGAATGCTGCCGTTCTCAAAATGCTGGATGACATGGGAGTACCACCTGAAAATGTCAGGTTTGACGATTTCGGTGGTTAA
- a CDS encoding formimidoylglutamase, translating to MNLSIFFQPVEADVYREVSAANSFFRAIQVYTDTFPNYEEADIAIVGLSENRGNHENGGAERAANSVRQVLYHLKKGSGAYKVVDLGNLNSGHSLEETYLRIKEVCETLINHNTFPILIGGTHDLDYGQYQAYESMEKLINVLSVDAFIDIDPNNTEGVEGNEHRNHLHKTLVHDPNYLLNYSHIAYQSYLVDNSVPILLDKFYFDTYRLGLVNQNLNAMEPVIRAADMLSFDITAIRMDDAPGNRHAQAFGLSGQEACQLCWYAGHSEKLTSAGFYEYNPDWDNERKKTASVIATMVWYIIEGYYHRTYESNFESNDFIKYIVPMPSKPSVLTFYKAKKSEKWWMEVPNPQVEAVKERQSIVPCDPSDYEMATKGELPDRWIQNHAKYL from the coding sequence ATGAACCTAAGTATTTTCTTTCAGCCTGTTGAAGCAGATGTGTACAGAGAAGTTAGTGCTGCCAATAGCTTTTTTCGTGCTATTCAAGTTTATACGGATACATTTCCTAACTATGAAGAAGCGGATATAGCCATCGTCGGACTATCAGAAAATAGAGGAAATCATGAGAACGGAGGAGCAGAGCGGGCAGCCAATAGTGTAAGACAGGTCTTATATCACCTTAAGAAAGGTAGCGGAGCGTACAAAGTTGTGGATTTGGGAAATCTCAACAGTGGACATAGTCTGGAAGAGACCTATTTGAGGATCAAAGAAGTGTGTGAAACACTGATAAATCATAATACTTTTCCAATACTAATAGGCGGGACACATGATCTAGATTATGGTCAGTACCAGGCCTACGAAAGTATGGAAAAGCTGATCAATGTACTGAGTGTAGATGCCTTTATAGATATTGACCCTAACAATACTGAGGGGGTTGAAGGAAATGAACATAGAAACCACCTGCACAAGACCTTGGTGCATGATCCTAACTATTTGCTGAACTACAGCCATATTGCTTACCAAAGCTACCTGGTGGATAATTCAGTGCCAATACTGCTAGATAAATTTTATTTTGATACTTATCGCTTGGGATTAGTCAACCAAAACCTCAATGCAATGGAGCCGGTTATACGTGCAGCGGATATGCTGAGCTTTGATATTACTGCTATCAGAATGGATGATGCGCCGGGCAACCGCCATGCACAGGCTTTTGGACTTAGCGGGCAGGAGGCCTGCCAACTTTGTTGGTATGCCGGGCACAGCGAAAAGCTGACCTCGGCTGGTTTTTATGAATATAATCCTGATTGGGATAATGAGCGTAAAAAGACAGCTTCAGTAATAGCTACGATGGTCTGGTATATAATAGAAGGTTACTATCATCGTACTTACGAAAGTAATTTTGAAAGCAATGACTTCATCAAATACATTGTTCCCATGCCTTCCAAACCCTCGGTACTGACTTTTTACAAAGCCAAAAAAAGTGAGAAATGGTGGATGGAAGTGCCCAACCCACAGGTAGAAGCGGTAAAGGAACGGCAAAGTATCGTGCCCTGTGATCCTTCAGACTACGAAATGGCTACCAAAGGCGAACTCCCTGACCGCTGGATACAAAACCACGCTAAGTACCTTTAA
- a CDS encoding cytochrome b5 domain-containing protein translates to MAAMLKEYSHSQLSLRNGQDKEEIWIAYQGIIYDVSASRLWYKGKHYEHWAGQDLTHELPDAPHTDKVFAKFSVVGKLKVSG, encoded by the coding sequence ATGGCAGCAATGCTAAAAGAATATAGCCACTCACAATTATCACTACGCAACGGACAGGACAAGGAAGAAATCTGGATCGCTTATCAGGGAATAATTTATGATGTAAGTGCTTCCCGCCTCTGGTACAAGGGCAAACATTACGAACACTGGGCCGGGCAAGACCTTACTCACGAACTGCCTGATGCGCCCCATACTGATAAGGTTTTTGCAAAATTTAGTGTGGTGGGAAAGTTAAAGGTTTCAGGTTGA
- a CDS encoding RidA family protein has translation MFKSLYYLTFTFTVFLVSCNSQSNPTTNEGAKTEAATEMDEATSKQIIKTDKAPNPVGPYNQAIMAGNTLYLAGQIAIKPESGEMITSSIEEEATQVMNNLKAILNEGGMDMNNVVHTTIYMTDLNDFGKVNEIYGSYFDNMAPSRVTVGVASLPKGAHLEISMIAVE, from the coding sequence ATGTTTAAATCACTTTACTACCTAACATTTACTTTCACAGTATTTCTTGTATCCTGCAATAGTCAAAGTAACCCTACTACAAACGAAGGAGCCAAAACTGAAGCAGCAACAGAAATGGACGAAGCTACTTCCAAGCAGATTATCAAAACGGATAAGGCTCCCAATCCGGTAGGACCTTATAATCAGGCGATCATGGCGGGTAATACGCTCTACCTTGCCGGCCAAATTGCTATCAAGCCTGAAAGTGGTGAGATGATTACTTCCAGCATAGAAGAGGAGGCTACGCAGGTAATGAATAACCTAAAGGCGATACTAAATGAAGGAGGTATGGACATGAACAATGTTGTCCACACTACCATTTACATGACTGACCTGAACGACTTTGGCAAGGTAAATGAAATCTATGGCAGCTATTTTGATAATATGGCACCTTCACGGGTGACGGTAGGCGTAGCTTCTTTACCCAAAGGCGCGCATCTGGAAATTTCCATGATTGCTGTTGAATAA
- a CDS encoding aminotransferase class V-fold PLP-dependent enzyme has translation MTLRRSFLKKLAGASGALSLSPFMTKVLAEDVKDALVHLNRLSPEDAAQDEELWHRIQQAYTVSPNIINLNNGGVSPQPKIVQDAVDRYYHYSNEAPSYYMWRILDQGRESLRMKLADVAHCSPEEVAINRNATEALDTIIFGMDLQKGDEVLLCKYDYPNMFNAWKTRAKRTGIKLNWITLDLAMEDEDAIVQRYLDGLTPKTKVAHITQLINWSGQIVPAGKICAEMKKRGIKTIVDGAHAFAHIDSDLTAMDCDYFGTSLHKWLCAPFGTGMIHVKKENIADLWPLIPDHEPERDDIRKFESLGTRSFAPEQAIGQAIDFHNAIGAERKRARLHYLKRYWADKVKNHPQVRINTPLSAEFSCALCNVGIEGMEAGDVNNRLFKEYKIHATPVKWEAINGVRITPHVYTKLSDLDRLEKALLTFADEQSKQSMKMN, from the coding sequence ATGACCTTAAGACGAAGCTTTCTCAAAAAACTGGCCGGAGCATCCGGAGCCTTATCTCTAAGCCCTTTCATGACCAAAGTGCTGGCCGAAGATGTCAAAGACGCATTAGTACATTTGAACCGACTCAGTCCTGAAGATGCTGCCCAGGATGAAGAGCTGTGGCATCGTATCCAGCAGGCATATACAGTATCTCCTAACATTATCAATCTTAACAATGGTGGTGTAAGTCCGCAGCCTAAAATTGTGCAGGATGCCGTAGATCGCTACTATCATTATTCTAATGAAGCTCCCTCTTACTATATGTGGCGCATATTAGATCAGGGTAGAGAGTCACTGCGCATGAAACTGGCTGATGTAGCTCACTGCTCTCCTGAAGAGGTAGCCATCAACCGCAATGCTACGGAAGCCCTGGATACTATCATCTTCGGCATGGATTTACAAAAAGGGGATGAAGTGCTGCTTTGCAAGTACGATTATCCTAATATGTTCAATGCCTGGAAAACACGCGCCAAGCGTACAGGCATCAAGCTCAACTGGATTACGCTGGATTTAGCGATGGAAGATGAAGATGCCATTGTGCAGCGCTATCTGGACGGCCTTACGCCAAAAACTAAAGTCGCACATATCACCCAGCTTATCAACTGGTCGGGGCAGATCGTACCTGCCGGAAAAATTTGCGCGGAGATGAAAAAACGAGGAATCAAAACCATTGTAGACGGAGCACATGCCTTCGCCCACATAGACTCTGACCTCACGGCTATGGATTGTGACTACTTCGGAACTAGTTTGCATAAGTGGCTGTGTGCGCCTTTCGGCACCGGAATGATCCATGTAAAAAAAGAAAACATAGCGGACTTATGGCCACTTATCCCAGATCATGAGCCTGAACGTGATGATATTCGTAAATTTGAAAGCTTGGGGACCCGCTCCTTTGCTCCTGAACAGGCAATAGGACAGGCGATTGATTTCCATAATGCCATAGGCGCTGAACGCAAAAGAGCACGCTTGCACTACCTCAAGCGTTATTGGGCTGATAAAGTGAAAAATCATCCTCAGGTCAGAATAAACACACCTTTATCAGCAGAATTCTCTTGTGCGCTTTGTAATGTGGGTATAGAAGGGATGGAAGCCGGTGATGTCAATAACAGACTATTCAAGGAGTACAAAATACATGCTACACCCGTAAAATGGGAAGCAATTAATGGGGTTCGCATCACTCCTCATGTATATACCAAGCTCAGTGATCTTGACAGACTGGAAAAGGCTTTACTTACTTTTGCTGATGAACAGTCCAAACAATCCATGAAAATGAATTGA
- a CDS encoding FAD-dependent oxidoreductase — translation MNRRLFLKNTGVLTLAASAAACTPSAMRIAKKQVNILHSSRYLPKLRISMDRVIKETVGLRPYRTLGPRIEKEELGSKTLVHNYGHGGSGWSLSWGSAELAADLVISSGEKKVAVVGCGVIGLTTARMLQFRGYDVTIYTKEMAPNITSSKATGTWSPSHRLIDKENISPEFFEKFKRAHTTSFRTYQNLLGLGDYVVWTDSYSVRNEPRLEQDHDVDESDEKYAFMNVLPQTVALKKDEHPFKADYVYRSTSMVFNIPSLLKLYTDDFLRFGGKVKIQEFKSLEDFDALAEKCVVNCTGIGAKQITNDECLTPISGQLAFLIPQNYVDYRINTRGAYTINRKDGMIVGGTHNMGSWNTTPSKEDTEKMVMAIKNVADQMYT, via the coding sequence ATGAACCGACGCCTGTTTCTGAAAAACACTGGAGTGCTTACTCTTGCTGCCAGTGCTGCGGCCTGCACACCAAGCGCCATGCGCATTGCTAAAAAACAGGTCAACATTTTACATTCATCCCGTTACCTGCCCAAACTGCGCATCTCTATGGATCGTGTTATTAAGGAGACCGTTGGTTTGCGTCCGTACCGAACCCTGGGACCAAGGATAGAAAAGGAAGAGCTAGGCAGCAAAACTTTGGTACATAACTATGGTCATGGCGGTAGCGGCTGGTCGCTTTCCTGGGGCTCAGCTGAGCTCGCTGCCGACCTGGTGATTAGTAGTGGAGAAAAGAAAGTCGCGGTAGTAGGTTGTGGAGTCATAGGTCTCACTACTGCCCGTATGCTTCAGTTCAGAGGTTACGATGTTACCATCTATACCAAAGAGATGGCGCCCAACATTACTTCCAGCAAAGCTACCGGCACCTGGTCGCCCTCCCACCGCCTGATTGACAAAGAAAATATTAGCCCTGAGTTTTTTGAGAAATTCAAACGTGCACATACTACCTCTTTCCGTACTTATCAGAACTTACTCGGCCTGGGAGATTATGTAGTCTGGACAGACAGCTACTCTGTCCGTAATGAACCTCGCCTGGAGCAGGATCATGACGTGGACGAAAGTGATGAAAAATATGCCTTTATGAATGTGCTACCTCAGACAGTAGCGCTCAAGAAAGACGAGCATCCTTTTAAAGCAGACTATGTATATCGCAGCACCTCTATGGTGTTTAATATCCCTTCACTCCTGAAACTTTATACTGATGACTTCCTGAGATTTGGAGGAAAAGTAAAAATTCAGGAATTTAAGTCACTGGAAGATTTTGATGCCCTGGCTGAAAAGTGTGTGGTTAACTGTACCGGTATCGGTGCCAAGCAAATTACCAATGATGAATGCCTGACACCCATATCCGGCCAACTGGCTTTTTTGATTCCACAAAATTACGTAGACTACCGCATCAATACCCGTGGTGCTTACACTATCAATCGCAAAGATGGGATGATCGTGGGTGGTACGCATAATATGGGTAGCTGGAATACTACTCCCAGTAAAGAAGATACCGAAAAGATGGTGATGGCTATCAAAAATGTAGCCGATCAGATGTATACTTAA
- a CDS encoding metallophosphoesterase, whose product MTSEQALFSFGVIADAQYCDCESAIGRHYRKSTQKLADCLQTLNQHKLSFVLDVGDLIDRDFSSFDKILEVYGQSKFRVYRTLGNHDYAVEENKKQQVATRLGMHDSAYYNFSYLGWRFIILNGNEVSTFAHPQDSKATKEAEARLKQMQENNAINAKEWNGGISRKQLGWLRTKVEEAASQGERIIVMGHYPLYPKDAHNLWNDEEVVNLLTRYPQVVAYFNGHNHSGNYGQKEHVHFLNFKGMVESEQENSFAIVEVYQDRLTVKGFGREDNRELMIG is encoded by the coding sequence GTGACTTCAGAACAAGCACTTTTTTCATTTGGCGTCATTGCCGATGCTCAGTACTGCGATTGTGAATCTGCCATTGGACGACACTATCGGAAATCCACCCAAAAACTAGCTGATTGTTTACAAACGCTTAATCAGCACAAGCTGAGTTTTGTCCTGGATGTAGGCGATCTGATTGACCGTGACTTCAGCAGCTTTGATAAAATTCTGGAAGTGTATGGTCAGTCCAAATTTCGCGTGTACCGCACCTTAGGCAATCATGACTATGCGGTGGAGGAAAACAAAAAGCAGCAAGTAGCCACTCGCCTGGGCATGCATGATTCGGCTTACTACAATTTCTCTTACTTGGGCTGGCGCTTTATCATTTTGAATGGTAATGAGGTCTCTACTTTTGCTCATCCTCAGGATAGTAAGGCAACCAAAGAAGCAGAAGCAAGGCTTAAGCAAATGCAGGAAAACAATGCCATCAATGCCAAGGAATGGAATGGGGGCATAAGCCGAAAGCAATTAGGATGGCTGCGAACAAAGGTGGAAGAAGCCGCCTCTCAGGGAGAAAGAATAATAGTGATGGGGCATTATCCGCTTTACCCTAAAGACGCTCATAACCTCTGGAATGATGAGGAAGTCGTAAACCTACTGACAAGGTATCCGCAGGTGGTAGCTTACTTCAACGGCCATAACCATAGTGGTAATTATGGGCAGAAAGAACATGTGCACTTTCTCAATTTCAAAGGTATGGTAGAAAGCGAGCAGGAAAATAGCTTTGCCATTGTAGAAGTCTATCAGGACCGGCTGACTGTCAAAGGGTTCGGTAGGGAAGACAATCGTGAGCTGATGATAGGTTAA